The region CGAGCAGGACCGCGAGGGTGACGCCGAGCAGGCCGAGGTGGACCGTGCCCATCAGGACGATGGCGCCGACGACGGTGAGCAGCCCATTGGTGATCATGACCAGGCCCTGGGTGGCGGCGTTCTGCACCAGGGCGCTGTCGGAGGTGACCCGGGCGACCAGATCGCCGGGTGGACGGCGGTCCAGCTCGGGGATCTTCAGCCGGATGAGGCGGAAGACGAGGTCGCGGCGGATGGAGCGGACGACCTGCTCCGAGGTGCGCTGCTGCCACCAGGACTGGAGTCCGGTCAGGACGGCGCCCGCCACCACCAGGACGCTGAGCACAATGAGCGACCCGGTGACCACCGTGTCGTCGGCCAGGGCGTCCAGGACCGACCGCGCCACCAGCGGCTGGACGAGCCCGCAGCCGCTGGCGGCCAGGGCGAGCAGGAGCGAGCCGAGGAGGACGAACCGGTACGGGCGGGCCTGCTGGAGCAGGGCCCGCAGCGGGCGGATACCGGGGGCCGGCGGCTCGTCGGACGCGGGGCTCGGCGCCTGCGGCGGAGGCATCGGATGGGCTGTGGTCATGGGGTGCTCCGGGATGGGGGATGCGTTCAGCGGCCTGCGGATGCCACCGGGTGCGCCGTGACGAGCTGTTCGAGGTGGTCGGCCGCGGCGCGCCGGCCGCCCGCGACGCGCATCGACCTGCCGATGGCCGCCGCCGCGGTGCGGTGCCCGCCGGTGTCGTCCAGGACCGTGCGCAGCGCCTCGGCGAGCTTCGGCGCGTCCACCCGTCCGAAGCGCACCCTGATACCGGCGCCCGCCTCGGCCACCTGGCGCGCCACGATCGGCTGGTCGTCCCGGATCGGGGCGACCACCAGCGGCAGCCCGTGCCAGAGGGCCTCGCAGACGGTGTTGTGGCCGCCGTGGCTGACGACCGCCCTGGCCCGGCCGAGCAGTTCGAGCTGGGGGACGTAGGGGCGCACCAGGATGCCGGGCGGCGGGTCGGTGAGTTGGCCGCCGGGGTCCGCGACGACGCCCTGCACCCGGTCGGCGAGCAGGTCCAGCGCTCCGGCGGCCTCGTGGAGGAAGCGCGCGCCGGCGTCGGTGTTGGCGGTACCGAGCGAGACGAAGACCAGGTCACGGGAGGGGTCGAGGGCCTGCCAGGGGAAGTCCGGGTCGCCGGGCCGGTCGGCGATGGCCGGGCCGACCAGGTGGACCCGCTCCCAGGGCAGGGTGCCGTCGCCGACGAGTTCCCGGCCGGTGAAGGCGAGGACGCCGTACGGGGAGAAGCGTGGGTCGTGGGTGGCGGCCGGGTCGCCGATCGCCTCCCGCAGTGCGTCCAGCCGACCGGTCAGCCAGGCGGCCACCTTGGGCAGATCGGCCAGCGGGTCGATGAGTTCGGCCGAGGTACTGGCCGAGGTGAAGTACGGGACGCCGAGGCGTTCGCACACCAGGGCGCCGGCCACCGCGTGCTGGTCGGTGACGACCGCGTCCGGGCGAAAGGCGTGCATCGCGCTCGCCACGGCGGGCGCCATCGCCTCGGCGAGCGGGATGAAGAAGACCTCCCAGAGGAAGCGGAAGGCGGCCGGTCCGGTCAGGGTCGGCGGGCGGACCAGTTCGCCGGCTTCGGGGAGAGCGCATTCGTGGACGGCGGCGGCGGGTCCGGCCGCGTCGCGGATGCGGTCGGCGTAGCCGCACCACGCGACCTCGTGGCCGCGGGCGGTCAGTTCGGCCGCCACCGCGACGAGCGGGTTGATGTGCCCGGTCAGTGGCGGTGCGACCAGGAGGAAGCGGCTCATCCGACGGCTCCGGCCCAGGCGCCCGACCGGCGCGCGTGGTGCTCGCGCACCCAGTCCAGGACCAGGTCACGGGTGCGGCCGGGCTGTTCGACCAGGACCGAGTGGCCCTGGTCCGGGAGGACCACGGTGCGGCACTGTGCGACCTTGGCCTCCAGCTCCGGCACCTGGGCGCTGAGCCCGGAGTCGGCGCCGAAGACGGCGAGCAGCGGGCAGCGCAGCGCGGACAGGTCGTCGTCGATGAGCCGCCCGGCCGGGACGTCCTCGGCCAGCGTGGTGGTCTGCAGAATGCGCGCGGCCGTGCGGGAGAGCCGGGCGGTGTGCGCCCCGTAGCGCTCCTTGATCCACTCAATGGCCTGGTCGTGGACCAGGTCACGGCGGGCGTGCGCCAGGCCGTCCGCGATGTGGGTGGCCCAGGTGGCCACCGGCGGCTCGGACTCGATCATGGTGAGGGTGGCGGTGCGGTCCGGATGCCAGGCGGCGAACCCCGCGGCGACGGTGCCGCCGAAGGAGTTGCCGACCAGGTGCACCGGGCGGTGCTCGCCCAGGGCGTCCAGGAGCAGTGCCAGGTCCTCGACGAAGTGCTCCAGGCGGTAGCCGGTGGGCGGCCGGTCGGTGCGGCCGTGCCCGCGCAGGTCGTACATCACGGTGTCCATGCCCGCCGCGGACAGCGCCGGGCCGAGGGTGAAGTAGTAGCTGGCGAGCGAGTCCGTGAGCAGACCGTGCACGAGGACGACCACCGGGGGCTCGCCCTCGCCGGCCGCGCCCGCTCGCAGCTCCTGCACATGGGTGGTGATGTCGCCGGTGGGTGTCTTCGCCATCCGGTCAGCTCTCCTCGGTGGCGCGGAGCGAGGCGGTGACGTAGTCGGCGAGCTGACCCACGGTCAGCGCGATGATCTCGTCGAGTTCCAGGTCCGCGATGAACAGGGCGAGGTTGACGCGCTCGCCGTACTGCTCGCGCAGGAGGCCGGCGAGGGTGACCAGGTCGATGCTCTCCAGCTCCAGGTCGTCGTGGAAAAGCGTCTCGCGGCTGATCTCGGCGTCCTCCAGACCGGCGTCGGGCAGCTCGCGCAGCGTCGCGGCGATCTGTGCGAGGACGGTGTCCTCGTCGATGCTGAGGGCCGTGGGGGTGGCCGCCTCACTGGTCATGCTGGCTCTCCTGACTGACTGGCTCGGCGCCGCCCGTGGTCCAGGCGACGACATAGTTCCGTTCGGGCAGCCCCGCGGGGGCCGCCACCTGATCGCAGCGCACTTCCCAGGCGCGGCCCGCGTGTTCCACCCGCAGCAGGTCGGGACGGGCGGCGGTGACCCGGTACTCCTGAGGTCGTCCGCGCAGCCCCGTACCGCGCTCCTTCGCGACGGCTTCCTTCGCCGCCCAGAAACGGGTGAACCACAGGTCTTCGCTCTCGTCGCCCGCGGCGACGGTACGGGCGAGGAGTGCGCGCTCCTCGGGGCCGCAGGCCGCCGCGACGGTGGCGGCGGGCCGGGCGGTGACCTCTTCGAGGTCGATGCCGCAGGGTCCGCGGCGGGCCAGGGCGACCGCCGCCTCGGCGCTGTGCGCGAGGGAGACCGTCAGGCGCGGACCGATGGCACGGCCGTGCACACCGGTCACCACGGGCCGGCCGGCCGCGTCGTTGTGCAGGGCGATCTCGGCCGGGTAGATGTCGCCCGCGCCCTCCGCCCAGAGCAGCCTGCGGACCGCGTCCTTGGCGGCGATCCGGCCGAGCAGGTGGCGGCGCTTACGGGTCGGGGGCTGGCCGGCGTAGCGGTCGCGTTCGGCGCCGCCGAGCACATTGCGCATGATCAGGTCGCGGGTGGCGAGATCGGGCCAGCGCTCGTGGGCCAGGCTCCATCCCCCGGTGCGCTCCTCGGAGAGCGTGTTCCGGCCGGGAAAGCGGTCCATCAGCCGCAGGCCGGGGTCGGTGTCGAAGCGCCGGTCGGTCCAGCCCGTGCATTCGGCCCAGACGCGGCCCGCGTGGACGAGCTGCATATCGGCGGTGAGGGTGGTGGGGGTGACCTCTCGGATACGGATATGGCAGTCCAGGGCGGTGCCGGCGGCCGGTTCGGGGCCGTGGAAGTCGATCCGGGCCATGCCGACCGGGAAGACCGTGGTGCGTTCGGTGAGGGTGGCCATGATCCAGTAGCCGAGGAGCTGGCCGACGTTGTCGAGGAGCGCGCCGGGTGGTCCGGGCGCGGTGAGGACGCCGCGCACATGCCGTTCACCGATCGCGGTGAGTTCGGTGACGCCCTGGAAGGCGGGGCCGTGGAACATCCACCGCTCGGTGTAGAGCTGTTCGGCGGCCAGTTCGGGGACCCGTTCGCAGGCCGGGTCCGCCGGCCACACGGCGGGCGGGGTCCCGGGGCCCGAGGCGAACTGGACCTCGGCGCCCGCGAAGCCGGTGAGCCCGACCTCGACCCGGTCCGGGGCCGAGCGGCGCACCGCGACGGGCACGTCACGGGCGGGCATGGCCTCGATCCACTTCTGGAGCCGCACGTTGTGCACGGCCACCACCCGCTGTTCCCGCCGTCCCCGCTCTCTGGGCATCGCCTCTTCCGCGATACGGACGAGGTGGTCGATGACGGTGGTCGCGGGCACGATCGGCCACCGGTCGGCCTCGTCGGGCCAGCCGGGCCGTTGACGGAAGAAGCAGTGGTCGCGGAGGTACGGCATCCGGTCCACGTCGATCCGCAGGGTGGCGGGGACGGTCGCGAGGCCGTCGGCGCCGCTGGAGCGGTTCGGGGTGCCGGAACCGCTCGGGGTGCCCAAGCCATTCGGACGGCCGGACCCGTCCGGGCCGACCGCGTGGCCCAGGGCCCGCGGTGCGGCCGGTGGCGGTGCGACGGCAGCGGATCGCGGGGTCGGCGGCCGGTGACGCGCCGGGACACGGGGGCCGCGGCGCTGCCCCAGCGCGTCGAGGAGTTCCGCGGCGACGGCGGTGGTGTCGGTGAGCAGCGCGGAGAACTCGGCGGCCACCGGGTGGTGTCCGCCGGCGCGGCCGGGCCGGTCGAGCGCGTCGGCGTGGGTCTCGGTCCGGGCGGCCGGGACAGCCGGGCGCAGGGGCCGCGCGGTGGGGTCCGGTGTCGCGACGAGGAGACCGTGCCCGGCCGCGGGAAGGGAGACCAGGGCGCCGCCGAGGTCGAGCTTCATCCCGGCGCGGCGTACCGGGCGGACGCTCGAACTCGCCCGGCCGGCAGGCGGGTTGAGCGGGGTGACGTCCGGGTCGGCGCCCTCCGTCCACAGCGCGGTCGTCACCCGGCGGAGCTGGGCGAGGCTGTCGCGGGAGGTGGAGTGCGCGGGCACCACCAGGCGATCACGGCCCGCGAGGGTGTCGTCGATGAGGGAGCCGAGCTGGCCCGCGCCCAGGGTCAGGAAGGCCCGGAACCCCGCCTCGTACATCCGCAGGACGAGTTCGCGGAAGCGGACCGGTTCGAGCAGATGGCGTACGAACAGCTCGCGGACCGCCTCCGGTTGGGCCGGGAAGGGGGCGGCAACGGTCGCGGACCACAGGGCGGTGTGCGGCGGGTGCAGGGTGTACCGCTCGGCCGCCGTGCGGATCGGGTCCAGGTAGGGGGCGAGCATCGGGGTGTGGAAGCCGGAGCGGAAGGGCAGCACCTGCGCGATGACGCCCTGCGTGCGGAAGTCGGCCACCAGGTCGGCGACGGCCTCCTCTGGTCCGCAGATCATCGACTGGTTGGGGGCGTTGTCGTGGCTGAGGACCACGTCCTCGCGGCCGTCGAGCCGGTCGAGTACCCGGTCGGCGGCGGTGCCGAGGACGGCGAAGGCCAGGCCGGGCACCCGCAGCGCGTCCGGGTCGAAGCCGGCCAGGAAGGCGTCCACCTCCTCGGAGGTGTGCACCCCGGCCGCCGCCATCGCGGTCCACTCCCCCACGCTGTGCCCGGCCACGGCGTCGGGCGCCACGTCCAGGCGGCGCAGCGCGGTGTCGAGCAGCCGGCCCAGTTGGAAGACGGCGGCGCCGTGCCGGCCCACGTCGCCGACCTCGGCCTCCTCGTCGTAGGACCAGTCCAGGCCGAGCCGGGCGGCGAGTTCGTCGACCTTGGGGGTGAACTCGGCTTCCAGGCCCGGGAAGACGAAGGCGGTGCGCCCACCGGCCGGGCCGAGCACCGGGCGCGGGGTGAACCACACATCGCCACGCCCGCGCCAGGGCTCGCCCTTGCCGACCGCCCGGCGTGCCATTTTCAGGCGGCGTGCCGTGGGGTCGACGATGCCGAGCCGCACCGGGCCCGCGGCGGGCGAGCCCGTCTCGGGCAGGCTCGCGGCGAGCACCGCGCCGTCCTCGGCGTCGAGCCGGGCGGCCAGTTCCTCGGGGGTCCGGGCGGCCAGCCGCAGCACGCGCTCCGGCTCACCGACGGTCACCCGGGGGCGGCGGCCACGGACCGCGGCGGGCTGTTCGAGTATCACGTGCGCGTTGATGCCTCCGAAGCCGAAGGCGTTGACCGCGGCCCGACGCGGGGCGCCGCCCGCGACCTCGTCCCAGGGGCGGGCGGTGGCGAGCGTGGTGAACCGGGTGGCTTCGAGGGCGGGGTTGGGGTCGTCGCAGTGCAGGGTGGGCGGCAGCGTCTCGTGGTGCAGGGCGAGCGCCGCCTTGATCAGACCGGCCACGCCGGCGGCCGGCATGGTGTGCCCGATCTGCGACTTCACCGAGCCGATGACGGCGCGCCCGGCGGTCGCGGGGCCGAACACCTCGGCCACCGTCCGAAGTTCGGCCCCGTCCCCGGCGGCCGTCGCGGTGCCGTGCGCCTCGAGGAGCTGGAGCGCGTCGGCGGCGCGCGGGTCGAGCCCGGCGGCCTCCCACGCCTGGCGGACGGCACGGGCCTGACCGCCCGGGTCGGGGTTGAACAGGCTCCCCGAGCGGCCGTCGCTGGCCACTCCGGTGCCGCGGATCACCGCGTAGATCCGGTCCCCGTCGCGCCGCGCGTCCGCCAGCCGCTTGAGGACGACCACGCCGGTGCCCTCGCCGATCAGGACGCCGTCGGCGTCCCGGTGCAGCGGGCGGATGCGCTCGCTCGGGGACAGCGCGCCGAGCTGGCTGAAGACGCTCCACAGGGTGAGGTCGTGGCAGTGGTGCACCCCGCCCGCGAGCATCACGTCGCACCGCCGGGAGGTGAGTTCGCGTACCGCGTGGTCCACGGCGACCAGCGAGGAGGCGCAGGCGGCGTCCACGGTGTAGGCGGGTCCGCGCAGATCGAGCCGGTTGGCGACGCGGGAGGCGACCAGATTGGGCACCAGGCCGATCGCGGACTCCGGCTCCTCGGGTCCGAGCCGTTCGCAGAACCCGGCGCGCACCGATTCCAGTTGGGCTTCGTCGAGTTGCGGGGCCAGCTCGCGCAGGGTGTGCACGAGCTGGTTGGCGGTGCGGACCCGCTGGTCCAGGCGGACCAGGCCCGGCGTGAGGTAACCGCCGCGGCCGAGTACGATCCCGGCGCGTTCGCGGCGTGCGGGCAGGACGGACTCGCCGCCCGCGTCCTGAAGGGAGCGGTACGCCACGTCGAGCGCGATGAGCTGGTCCGGGTCGGTGGCGGGCACCGACTTCGGCATGATCCCGAAGCGCGTCGGGTCGAACTCGGCGCCGCTGTCGACGAATCCGCCGCGACGGCAGTAGAAGCGGTCACTGCGCCGCCCGGCGGCCGGGTCCCTCGCCGCGGTCGGGTCGTAGAAGAGCGGGTCCCAGCGGTCGGCGGGCACCTCGGTGATCGCGTCCACACCGGCGGCGATGTTGTGCCAGTAGGCGGCCAGATCGGGGGCACCGGGGAGGAAGACCTCCATGCCGACGACGGCGACCGGCTCACCCTGCGCCTCGGGCCCGCCGAGGGGTACGGGGGTGGGCATCGCGTTCACCAGCCGGAGGCGGTGTAGACGACGGTGTGCTCGTCCGGGGCGCCGTAGGCGAGTTCGCGCAACAGGCTGAGCGGGCCTTCCTCCAGGTCGATCAGTTTGATGCCGCGGGCCGCGTAGGAGCGCATCAGCTCCGGGCCGACCATGCCGCCGCCGGTCTCGGACGCGGCCCAGGGGCCCCAGTGCACGGTCAGACCGCGCCGCTCGGCACCGGACCAGCGGCGGCCCAGTTCCTCCAGGGCGTCGTTGGCGCCGGCGTAGTCGCTCTGGCCGCGGTTGCCGAGGGCGGCGGCGATGGAGCCGAAGAGGACGGCGAAGCGTGGGCTCACCGGCAGCCGGTCCACCGCGTCCAGGACGGTGGCGGCGCCGTCGGCCTTGGTGGTGAAGACCCGGGCGAAGGACTCCGGGGTCTTCTCCGAGATCAGCTTGTCCTCGATGAGCCCGGCGGCGTAGACCAGCCCGTCGAGCCGTCCGTACTGGGCGTACACCTCCTTGACCGCGGCTCCGGCGGCCTCCGTGTCCGTCACGTCCACCCGCTGGTACTCGACCTCACCGCCCAGCTCTCGCAGGGCGGCCAGGGTGGTGCGTACCTCGCGCTCGGCGAGGATCGCCGAGACCCGGCGTTCGGTGTCGGCGGGGGTGGTGGTGAGTTTCGCGGCGAGCAGGGCGCCGCGCAGCGAGGCACGGTCGGTGGCGCCGGCCGTATCCGGGTCCTCGGCGGCCGCGGGTTCCGGGGTGCGGCCGAAGAGGACCAGGCGGCAGCGGGCCGCGGCGGCGAGGGTGCGGGCGAAGCGGGCGGTGATGCCCCGGGCGCCGCCGACCAGGAGGACCACCGACTCACGGTCGAGCCCGACGGCCTCGGCCTCGGCGGCGCCGTCGCCCGCCGGTCCGGCGCCGCTGGTGGCGATCGAGCCGAGCGGGGTGAGCGCCAGGCGCAGGGCGCGGCGACCGCCGCCCTGGTCCAGCAGCACCACCGGCTCGTGCTCGGGGGCGGCGAGTTCGGCGAAGAGGGCGCGGGCGGCCTCGGCGGCGCTCGCCCCGTCGGGGACCTCGGCCAGCGTGGCGCGGGTCTCGGGGTACTCGCGGGCCACCGTGCGGAAGAAGCCGCGCAGCCCGCTGGGCGCCCCGGCGCCCCGCCGGTCGGCGGCGAGCAGGCGACGCGGCCCGGCGGCGAGGACCCGCTGGTAGAGGGCGAAGGCTTCGGGCAGCACGGGCCCTTCGGCGTCCAGCGGCGTCAGGTGCACCACCGTCTCCTCGCCCGCGGCGGGCAGTTCGCCGTCGGGGACCAGCTCGGTCTCGACGCCGGCCTCGGCCAGCAGCGCGGACAGTTCGGCGGCGGTCTCGCCGCCGCCGAGGAGCTGTACCCGGCGGCCGGGCTCCGGGCGGGCGGTGACCGGTTCGAGGACGTGTTCGGTGAACAGCAGCCGCTGCGGGGCGGTGATCTCCGGGCGCGGTCCGTCGACGGCGAGAGTGGAGGTGGAGGTCTCGGCGGGCGCCGGAACGGAGCCGAGGGCTGCCTCCAGGAGTGCGCTGAGCGCGGCGACGGTACGGGCGCCGCTGAGCGCTTCGAGGTCCGCCCCGGCGGTGTCCAGGGCGAGGCGGCCACCGAGTTCGCCGACGATCTCGGTGCGCTTGATGGAGTCGATGCTGAGATCGGCCTCCAGATCGAGATCCGGCTCCAGCATGTCCACCGGGTAGCCGGTGAGCCCCGCGACCACCTCGAGAACGGTGTCCAGGACCGGCACATCACGGGCCGGGGCGCCGGCCGCGGCGGAGGCGGGCGCGGCGGACGGGACGGCGGCGGGGGTGCCGAGCCGGGCGGCGAGGAGCGAGGCCATGCCCTCGGCGGTGCGGACGCCGCTCAGCTCCTCAAGCTGCTCGCCTCCCTGGGCGGCGACGCCCAGCCGGGCGGCCAGTTCACCGGCGATCTCGGCCCGCTTGATGGAGTCGATGCTGAGATCGGCCTCCAGATCGAGATCCGGCTCCAGCATGTCCACCGGGTAGCCGGTGAGCCCCGCGACCACGTCGAGAACGGTGTCCAGGACCGAGGCACCCGGCGCGGCGGCGGGCGCCGCGACGGGCCCCGGAGCGACGGCCGACGACGTGGCGACGGCCGACGATGCCGTGACGGCCGGGACGATGTGTGCCGCGGGTACAGCCTGCGCGGTCGACCGCGTCGTCCCGGGCGGGAGTTCGGGTGCTCCCAGGTAGGAGAGCAGGACGTCGCGCTGGGCGGAGACCATCTCCCGGCTGCTGCGGAGGAACTCCGCGATCAGCGCTTCGGGACCGGCGGCCGGCGCGGGGAGGTGACGCGGGTCGGACACGGTGAACTCCGTCACGGGTCGGGCGGGGAGCAGGGCGTGCGGCGGGAAGGCGCCGTCGGCGCGGCGCAGCAGGTGGCCGTCGACGGTGAAACCGGCCCGCCGGACGGCTTTGGCGGTAGCGGGGTCGACGGTGTCGCGGCCGGTGAACAGCGGCCGGGTGCGCAGCTCCGTGCCGCTGACGGCGAGTCGGGCGAGCGCGGTCAGGAAGGCGGGCAGTCCGCCGTCGCGGCCGCCCTCCAGCGGCACGGTGCGGTGCGGGCGGTCCCCGAGCACGTCCGCCACCAGGCGGCTGAGCACCCGGCCGGGCCCGGCCTCGACGAAGACCCTGGCCCCTGCCTCGTACATCGCCTCGATCTGTTCGGCGAAGCGGACCGGGGAGCCGAGCTGGGCGGTCAGTTCGGCGCGGATGCCCTCGGCGTCGTCGGGGTAGCGCGCCGCGGTGCGGTTGGCCCAGACCGGGAAGGCCGGGGCCGGCAGGTCCAGCCCCGCGAGGTGGGTGCCGAAGTCCTCACCCGCGCCGTCGAGCAGCGGGCTGTGGAAGGCGCAGGCCACACTCAGCGGCTTGGCGCTGTATCCGGCGTCCTTCAGTTGGGCGATGGCGGCGGCGACCGCCTCGCTCGGGCCCGAGATGACCGTCTGGGTGGGCGAGTTGTGGTTGGCGGCCACCACGTCGCCGGCCAGGTCCGCGAGGCGCAGCACCTCCTCGACCTGGTCGGCGGAGGCACCGACCGCGGCCATGGTCCCCGCGTCGCCCTCCGGGACCCGGCCGAGGATGGCCTCGGCGCGGGCGACGCTGGCGGCGAGCAGTTCGTCGGGGGTGAACACTCCGGCGGCGGCGAGCGCGGCGAGTTCGCCGTAGCTGTGGCCGCCGGCCATCGCGGGGCGCACCCCGAGAGAGCTGAGCAGTTCGGTGGCGGCGAGCGCGGTGATGCCGAGGGCGGGCTGGGCCACCGCCGTGTCGGTGATCCGGGCCTGGGTGCGGGCCGCGGCCTCGGCGTCGAGCGCGGCCGGCGGGAAGAGCGCGTCGGCCCAGCGGGCGCCGAGGTGCAGGTGGCGGTGGAGTCCGGGGAAGGCCGCGAAGAGCGGCGCGAGCATCCCGGGTCGCTGGCTGCCCTGGCCCGGGAAGAGCAGCGCGAGCCGGCCCTCCGCGACCTCCCGCGGCACGGCGCGGGCGAGGTGGATGCCGTCGGCGGGGGCGTGTTCGCCCTCGGCGGCCCGGCGCAGCAACTCTGGCAGTTCGGCCGACGAGCGGGCGACCACCGCGATCTGTACGGGTTCGCCGCGCACGGCGGCCTGGTCGCTGCGGTGGGCGGCGTGGCGCGCGAGGTCGCGCAGGCGGCTGTGGCCGCCGTCCTGGTCGATCAGGGCGAGCAGGGCGCGGACCGCCTTGACGGCGGCCTGCTCCTCGCGGCCGCGGAAGGTGAACAGCTCGGCCGGCCAGGCGTCCAGGGCGTGTGCGGCGGGCGCCTGGTCGTGGGCGCGCAGGACGACGTGGAAGTTGGTGCCGCCGAAGCCGAAGGCGCTGACGCCCGCGATCCGGTCGGCCGGTTCGACGGCCCAGGGGGCGGTGGAGGTGTGGAAGGCGAAGGGGCTGGTGTCCGCCTCCCAAGCCGGATTGGGGTTGCCGAGGTGCAGGGTGGGCGGCTTGACGCCGTGGTAGAGCGCGAGGGTGGTCTTGATCAGTCCGGCCAGTCCGGCGGCGCACTTGGTGTGCCCGATCTGCGACTTGACCGAGCCGATGGCGCAGGAGCCGGGTTCGGCCCCGTACTCCCGGAACACCTCGGTCAGGGTGGCGAGTTCGGTGCGGTCGCCGACGACGGTGCCGGTGCCGTGCGCCTCGATCAGGCCGACCTCGGCCGGGGAGATCCGGGCGTTGGCGTAGGCGCGGGTCAGGGCGGCGCGCTGGCCTTCGGGGCGGGGCGCGGTCAGGCCGAGGCCACGGCCGTCGCTGGCGCTGCCGACACCGTCGATCACCGCGTAGATCCGGTCGCCGTCGCGTTCGGCGTCGGCGAGGCGCTTGAGGGCCACACAGGCGACGCCCTCGCCGAGGGCGATGCCGTCCGCGCTCGCGTCGAAGGTGGCCGAGCGGCCGGAGGGCGACAGCGCGTGCACGGAGGAGAAGAGCAGGTAGTCGTTGATGCCGTTGTGCAGGTCGGCGCCGCCGCACAGAACCAGGTCGCTGGTGCCGGTGACGAGTTCCTTGCAGGCGGCGTCGACGGCGGTGAGCGAGGAGGCGCAGGCCGCGTCGACGGTGTAGTTGGCACCGCCGAGGTCGAGCCGGTTGGCGATGCGCCCCGCGATGACGTTGGCGAGCATGCCGGGGAACGAATCCTCGGTCAGCTTCGGCAGTTGCTCCTCCAGACCGGGCGGCAGCGTGCCGACGTAGGCGGGCAGCACGGTGCGCAGGGTGGAGGCGTTGGCCAGGTCGCTGCCCGCCTCGGCGCCGAAGATCACCGAGGTGCGGCGGTGGTCGGCCTCCGGCCCCTCGTAGCCGGCGTCGGCGAGTGCGCGCCGGGCGGC is a window of Streptomyces violaceusniger Tu 4113 DNA encoding:
- a CDS encoding type I polyketide synthase translates to MRTLATPAPSDASVDAVLAVNPLHRPSPRLTAAAGRAGALGVLELSERRRDAIEALRRTARWSGGRPFGVRVRPGCPLGVADLPEGATTVLLADPARTAADFPGRRVLVEVTSLAGAADAVHAGAAGLLLRGSECGGRAGELSTFVLLQGVLADPGIAVPVWAWGGIGPRTAAAAVAGGAAGVVLDVQLALLDEAEPDAEAVEALGSLDGSESVLVDGVRFLRRRGPRAPEQPTDSATAERAFAATDSLRRLLPVGQDGYLAASFAARSATVAEAVRRVRDAIGRATVGERAAAALAEGSAGARALGTRLPVAQGPMTRVSDEPAFAAAVAADGALPFLALALADAARTRAMLEHTRDSLPEGASWGVGILGFADEQVKEAQLAVVRELKPTHAVIAGGRPAQAAALEAEGISAFLHVPSPGLLRQFLAAGARKFIFEGAECGGHIGPRNSFPLWEAQTEVLRAFLAEQGPAAATELTVLFAGGIHDARSAAMAATVAAPLTEAGAAFGVLMGTAYLVTAEAVGAGAIRPLFQRRVLAADRTDLLETAPGHATRCAASEVTRDFAALRDELTAQGVPDREVWERLERFNVGRLRIASKGVERIGDELRAVDEERQGAEGMFMAGEVSVLRAEVTTIADLHREVTEGATAWLAERAATVPAPAAEEAPAPLRVAVVGMAAMFPGARDLGEFWANVVSGTDSITEVPAERWDPELYYAPDGDGERTPSRWGGFLPRIPFDPLSYGIPPASLPSIEPVQLLALEAARRALADAGYEGPEADHRRTSVIFGAEAGSDLANASTLRTVLPAYVGTLPPGLEEQLPKLTEDSFPGMLANVIAGRIANRLDLGGANYTVDAACASSLTAVDAACKELVTGTSDLVLCGGADLHNGINDYLLFSSVHALSPSGRSATFDASADGIALGEGVACVALKRLADAERDGDRIYAVIDGVGSASDGRGLGLTAPRPEGQRAALTRAYANARISPAEVGLIEAHGTGTVVGDRTELATLTEVFREYGAEPGSCAIGSVKSQIGHTKCAAGLAGLIKTTLALYHGVKPPTLHLGNPNPAWEADTSPFAFHTSTAPWAVEPADRIAGVSAFGFGGTNFHVVLRAHDQAPAAHALDAWPAELFTFRGREEQAAVKAVRALLALIDQDGGHSRLRDLARHAAHRSDQAAVRGEPVQIAVVARSSAELPELLRRAAEGEHAPADGIHLARAVPREVAEGRLALLFPGQGSQRPGMLAPLFAAFPGLHRHLHLGARWADALFPPAALDAEAAARTQARITDTAVAQPALGITALAATELLSSLGVRPAMAGGHSYGELAALAAAGVFTPDELLAASVARAEAILGRVPEGDAGTMAAVGASADQVEEVLRLADLAGDVVAANHNSPTQTVISGPSEAVAAAIAQLKDAGYSAKPLSVACAFHSPLLDGAGEDFGTHLAGLDLPAPAFPVWANRTAARYPDDAEGIRAELTAQLGSPVRFAEQIEAMYEAGARVFVEAGPGRVLSRLVADVLGDRPHRTVPLEGGRDGGLPAFLTALARLAVSGTELRTRPLFTGRDTVDPATAKAVRRAGFTVDGHLLRRADGAFPPHALLPARPVTEFTVSDPRHLPAPAAGPEALIAEFLRSSREMVSAQRDVLLSYLGAPELPPGTTRSTAQAVPAAHIVPAVTASSAVATSSAVAPGPVAAPAAAPGASVLDTVLDVVAGLTGYPVDMLEPDLDLEADLSIDSIKRAEIAGELAARLGVAAQGGEQLEELSGVRTAEGMASLLAARLGTPAAVPSAAPASAAAGAPARDVPVLDTVLEVVAGLTGYPVDMLEPDLDLEADLSIDSIKRTEIVGELGGRLALDTAGADLEALSGARTVAALSALLEAALGSVPAPAETSTSTLAVDGPRPEITAPQRLLFTEHVLEPVTARPEPGRRVQLLGGGETAAELSALLAEAGVETELVPDGELPAAGEETVVHLTPLDAEGPVLPEAFALYQRVLAAGPRRLLAADRRGAGAPSGLRGFFRTVAREYPETRATLAEVPDGASAAEAARALFAELAAPEHEPVVLLDQGGGRRALRLALTPLGSIATSGAGPAGDGAAEAEAVGLDRESVVLLVGGARGITARFARTLAAAARCRLVLFGRTPEPAAAEDPDTAGATDRASLRGALLAAKLTTTPADTERRVSAILAEREVRTTLAALRELGGEVEYQRVDVTDTEAAGAAVKEVYAQYGRLDGLVYAAGLIEDKLISEKTPESFARVFTTKADGAATVLDAVDRLPVSPRFAVLFGSIAAALGNRGQSDYAGANDALEELGRRWSGAERRGLTVHWGPWAASETGGGMVGPELMRSYAARGIKLIDLEEGPLSLLRELAYGAPDEHTVVYTASGW